Proteins co-encoded in one Octopus bimaculoides isolate UCB-OBI-ISO-001 chromosome 9, ASM119413v2, whole genome shotgun sequence genomic window:
- the LOC106869629 gene encoding serine-rich adhesin for platelets: MEFTSWPHINLSSAPSSCPFDEWLNCVSATKPQPANKDNANVPVAWSAESGAPQNAANLTRNNNNNNNNNNTTKKCTLSQQVASQKVPGRRLVNWERRKLAEKKLRQGFCECCDVRFDDVKKHLNSTEHCAFRKNEANYKQLDKLIDHGRAIHQFVENVVSEMVSSSDDNSERDYEFSESTDKVMLLSLKNSSSDAQETKRQSEKHCHSITVYSLSSCDVSIEDVATKNPLMKESDAQSLALENPQTPLKKVSQITKKSSENSWKSPTRSPFKCLFNSPSRLDRHCNDKSSLCNKQAKQGAVSLSAMTAKAEPLISPSKPLEFPNKIKRHLSTLQNDIPPDSTAPSKSLKNSEQENYKPYLNCLPPQLEKFPIPKCNKAPKSEKHACLSEQQKTIKSPVGNVCLNLSPPVLEKWDKLTTNRSPENSPEANHTVQVKRSFRSSSHKKSQSKRQRLVKLGEKWQVLSQQSVKKILFNDESPESFIGFHPQEIFKSDYSSDISFETVSEVLLTDHSDFEWTLGNSDGPFSEPSSQTAGGHRTSFSWDSVQEACPNHEVSVRHSPNTEKKSSPLTQIPEGGSTYTCSPTESVTRPKSTSVPNSSHLLNEDSLDKPETTSDQKLYGKSVKYPTDASLQHTSPISIPVQSFPTPLIQDIQFPTHLNFQNLDSVASSVYNFNTVETPFPSQVPPTSINNLSCTDIGCLPNSTAISTLQSFQIFSPVFSCEDSELPTMPSVSNQVQLPQHVADFKSQDQNISEDSHAAVDFQNLMPPTVTSINEQAFTTASPFQSNEAQLPLNSTATYDPLPVLNFESSFNLPVQNFNMLPNLVTAVEVNTSFSPLSTILTAPLTAETNFSPSISTELPLQSQCDSAQDVGADIEQISDTSAAVPDCLSDNEAHTQNVSNVDHQHPPVQVTELAASSSSSSSFFDSSASSELNPSLTSEQREVSPVIGFVSLSNFATSHIEDCGMSVRRGFRIQPSVLSHSTESSSKLAKSVTQKSKPSKKLCGFVTDCQDTKQTINSSSVPLVIQCDLLSDYKSSQYSSSCSSDPQVSNSTSTSKSESDTTDSLVKLAADNTEDAASDETVATSDWNALKNDSYADVKDSGFLSIEEITPKKSPMLTDSKSSEFSKKFSALAKPCSVVLEKTDLLLTGFSHKALDKQNIFSVKRANSTLSKTPEAVSKPRLLKRLSDRHKTFRLDYIPSGNTNRRLTPRMSTYKTRCK; encoded by the exons CACACTCAGTCAACAGGTTGCATCACAGAAGGTCCCTGGGCGGCGTCTAGTGAACTGGGAGAGAAGGAAGCTTGCAGAGAAGAAACTTCGTCAGGGTTTCTGTGAATGTTGTGATGTTcgttttgatgatgttaaaaag CACCTTAATTCCACTGAGCATTGTGCATTTAGAAAGAATGAAGCTAATTACAAGCAGCTAGACAAACTGATAGATCATGGTAGAGCTATCCATCAGTTTGTTGAGAATGTTGTGTCTGAAATGGTGTCATCATCTGATGACAACAG cgAACGAGATTATGAATTCTCTGAATCAACAGACAAAGTGATGCTACTTTCTTTGAAAAATTCTAGCTCAGATGCTCAAGAAACCAAAAGACAGTCTGAAAAACATTGTCATTCCATAACAGTGTATTCACTCTCTTCCTGTGATGTCTCCATAGAAGATGTTGCTACAAAGAACCCATTGATGAAAGAATCTGATGCTCAGTCACTGGCCTTAGAAAATCCACAAACTCCATTGAAGAAAGTTTCTCAAATTACAAAGAAGTCTTCAGAAAATTCTTGGAAAAGTCCTACTCGAAGTccatttaaatgtttgtttaattcaCCTAGTCGCTTGGATCGTCATTGCAATGATAAATCTTCACTTTGTAATAAACAGGCCAAACAGGGTGCTGTTTCATTGTCGGCTATGACTGCTAAGGCAGAACCTTTAATTTCACCTTCAAAACCCTTAGAAtttccaaacaaaataaaaagacattTATCAACCCTGCAAAACGACATCCCACCTGACAGTACTGCTCCTAGTAAGTCATTAAAAAATTCAGAACAGGAAAATTACAAACCTTATCTAAATTGTCTTCCACCACAACTAGAAAAGTTCCCAATCCCCAAATGTAATAAAGCACCAAAGAGTGAAAAACATGCTTGTTTGAGTGAACAGCAAAAGACCATAAAATCCCCTGTTGGCAATGTATGCCTTAATCTATCACCACCAGTTCTGGAGAAGTGGGATAAATTAACAACAAATCGTTCTCCAGAAAATAGCCCAGAAGCCAATCACACTGTTCAGGTTAAGCGCAGCTTTCGTTCATCCTCCCACAAGAAATCGCAATCTAAACGTCAGCGTTTAGTCAAGCTTGGAGAAAAATGGCAGGTTTTGAGCCAACAGAGTGTGAAGAAGATATTGTTTAATGATGAATCACCTGAGTCATTCATAGGTTTCCATCCTCAGGAAATCTTTAAGAGTGATTATTCTTCAGATATTTCTTTTGAAACTGTTTCTGAAGTACTTCTTACTGATCATTCTGATTTCGAATGGACTTTAGGTAACAGTGATGGCCCTTTCAGTGAGCCGTCCTCACAAACAGCTGGTGGTCACCGAACATCATTCTCTTGGGATTCAGTACAAGAAGCTTGTCCTAATCATGAAGTCTCAGTTCGCCATAGtccaaatacagaaaagaaatccTCTCCTTTGACTCAAATTCCTGAAGGTGGCAGTACTTACACCTGTTCTCCTACAGAATCTGTCACCAGGCCCAAGTCTACTTCTGTTCCAAATTCTTCACATTTGTTGAATGAAGATTCTCTTGATAAGCCTGAAACCACATCTGACCAGAAACTTTATGGTAAGTCAGTAAAATATCCTACAGATGCTAGTCTCCAACACACTTCACCAATTAGTATCCCTGTTCAGAGTTTTCCGACTCCTCTTATCCAAGACATACAGTTTCCTACACATCTAAATTTTCAGAATCTGGACTCTGTTGCATCTTCAGTTTATAATTTTAATACTGTAGAAACTCCTTTCCCTTCACAGGTACCACCTACCTCAATCAACAATCTGTCGTGTACTGACATTGGCTGTCTACCAAACTCTACTGCCATTTCAACTCTACAGTCATTTCAGATCTTCTCACCAGTATTTTCCTGTGAAGACTCTGAACTTCCAACCATGCCATCAGTGTCTAATCAGGTCCAATTGCCTCAACATGTTGCCGACTTCAAGTCTCAAGACCAAAATATCTCAGAAGACAGTCATGCAGCTGTAGACTTCCAAAACCTCATGCCTCCTACTGTAACTAGTATAAACGAACAAGCATTCACAACCGCTTCCCCTTTTCAATCTAATGAGGCTCAGCTTCCATTGAATTCTACTGCAACCTATGATCCGCTACCTGTATTAAACTTTGAAAGTTCATTTAACTTACCTGTGCAAAATTTCAATATGTTACCAAATCTTGTAACTGCTGTTGAAgtaaacacttcattttcaccaTTATCAACAATACTTACTGCCCCTCTGACAGCTGAAACCAATTTCTCACCAAGTATTTCTACAGAATTACCTCTCCAATCTCAGTGCGACTCTGCACAGGATGTTGGCGCTGATATTGAGCAAATATCTGACACTTCTGCTGCAGTACCAGATTGTTTATCTGATAATGAGGCACATACACAAAATGTCAGTAATGTAGATCATCAACATCCGCCAGTGCAAGTGACGGAGCTAGCtgcttcatcttcatcatcttcaagCTTCTTTGACTCTTCTGCTAGCTCAGAGCTAAATCCATCACTAACTTCAGAACAACGAGAGGTTTCACCGGTTATCGGTTTTGTCTCGTTATCTAACTTTGCAACATCACACATTGAAGATTGTGGAATGTCAGTTCGTCGTGGTTTCAGAATTCAACCATCCGTGCTATCTCATTCAACAGAATCATCATCAAAGTTGGCAAAATCTGTCACACAGAAGTCTAAGCCAAGTAAAAAACTCTGTGGTTTTGTTACTGATTGCCAGGACACTAAACAAACTATAAACAGTAGCTCGGTCCCTCTAGTAATACAGTGTGATTTACTGTCTGATTACAAAAGCTCTCAGTATAGTAGTTCATGTTCTTCAGATCCTCAGGTGTCTAATAGCACCAGCACCTCCAAAAGTGAAAGTGATACAACTGACTCCTTGGTTAAGCTAGCTGCGGACAACACAGAAGATGCTGCATCAGATGAGACTGTAGCAACTTCAGACTGGAATGCTTTAAAGAACGACAGTTATGCTGATGTCAAAGACAGCGGCTTTCTCAGCATTGAAGAAATAACGCCTAAAAAATCTCCCATGTTAACTGATTCTAAAAGCAGTGAATTTTCCAAAAAGTTTTCTGCCCTCGCCAAACCATGTTCAGTGGTACTGGAAAAAACAGATTTGCTTCTGACTGGTTTCTCACACAAGGCTCTTGACAAACAGAACATTTTTTCAGTTAAACGAGCTAACAGTACACTGAGCAAGACTCCAGAAGCAGTTTCAAAGCCAAGACTTCTAAAACGTCTATCAGACAGACACAAGACGTTTCGGTTAGACTACATACCCAGCGGTAACACGAATCGTAGGTTGACACCACGTATGTCTACCTACAAGACACGGTGTAAATGA
- the LOC106869645 gene encoding histone H2B, gonadal: MPSEISSKGAKKATKAKSSRSGDKKTKRKRKESYSIYIYKVMKQVHPDTGISSKAMSIMNSFVNDLFERIAAESSRLAHYNKRSTISSREVQTAVRLLLPGELAKHAVSEGTKAVTKYTSSK; this comes from the coding sequence ATGCCGTCTGAAATCAGCTCTAAAGGTGCCAAGAAGGCCACCAAGGCCAAATCCTCACGTTCCGGCgacaagaagacaaaaagaaagcgAAAAGAAAGTTATTCCATCTACATTTATAAAGTAATGAAGCAGGTGCACCCGGACACGGGTATCTCCAGTAAGGCGATGTCCATCATGAACAGCTTCGTCAACGATTTGTTCGAGAGGATCGCAGCCGAATCCAGCCGCTTGGCTCACTACAACAAACGTTCGACCATTAGTAGCCGTGAGGTGCAGACTGCTGTCCGTCTTCTTCTTCCAGGTGAACTGGCTAAACATGCTGTATCGGAAGGTACCAAGGCTGTTACCAAATATACCAGTAGCAAGTAA